A genomic region of Kluyveromyces marxianus DMKU3-1042 DNA, complete genome, chromosome 5 contains the following coding sequences:
- the TIM44 gene encoding protein translocase subunit TIM44, whose translation MLRVNGQQAVKQRVFSRTSVVRTFTASSTQLNNPRSPLQIFRETFKQEWKKSQELQDNIKALQDASGKLGESEAYKKAREAYIKAQKGSTIVGKTLKKTGETVEKVASKAWESEIAKSTRQAVNKTAEKLDESFEPVRQTKVYKDVSEVIDDGDSSRYGGFISKEERRLKLEQAIASGKRSRAVKSNEAAGTALVATNVESKESIGKKIEDFKEKTPVGRKLHEFKIKLWDESENPLIVMLRTISNKVGGLFAETESARVYGQFKMMDPGFNTEDFTKHLREYIIPEVLEAYVKGDEAVLKQWFSEAPYNVYAAQQKQFREQELFADGRILDIRGVEIVSAKLLPPQDIPVLVVGCRAQEIHLYRRAKTGEIAAGAESNILMSSYAMVFTRDPETVDDKETEGWKILEFVRGGSRQFT comes from the coding sequence ATGTTGAGGGTTAATGGTCAACAAGCAGTGAAGCAGCGGGTGTTTTCGCGGACAAGCGTTGTTCGTACTTTTACAGCATCTTCGACGCAGTTGAACAATCCTAGATCGCCGTTGCAGATTTTCCGTGAGACGTTCAAGCAGGAATGGAAGAAGTCCCAAGAGTTGCAAGACAATATCAAGGCGTTGCAAGATGCGTCTGGGAAGTTGGGTGAGTCAGAAGCATACAAGAAGGCTCGTGAAGCATATATCAAGGCACAGAAGGGGTCTACTATTGTGGGAAAGACGTTGAAAAAGACTGGTGAGACTGTTGAAAAGGTAGCTTCAAAGGCTTGGGAGTCTGAAATTGCCAAGAGCACAAGACAAGCGGTGAACAAGACTGCCGAAAAGTTGGACGAAAGTTTTGAGCCTGTGAGACAGACCAAGGTTTACAAGGATGTGAGTGAGGTGATTGATGATGGGGACTCATCACGTTACGGTGGGTTTATTTCTAAGGAAGAGAGACGTTTGAAGTTGGAACAGGCTATTGCTTCTGGTAAGAGATCAAGAGCTGTGAAATCAAACGAAGCTGCTGGAACTGCGCTAGTCGCCACGAACGTTGAGTCGAAGGAGTCGATTGGTAAGAAGATCGAGGACTTCAAGGAGAAGACTCCAGTGGGTCGTAAGCTACACGAATTCAAGATCAAGCTGTGGGATGAAAGTGAGAATCCGTTGATTGTGATGCTCAGAACTATCTCAAACAAGGTTGGTGGATTATTCGCCGAGACAGAAAGTGCCAGAGTTTATGGTCAGTTCAAGATGATGGACCCAGGTTTCAACACTGAAGACTTCACCAAGCACCTAAGAGAATATATCATTCCTGAAGTATTGGAAGCGTATGTCAAGGGTGATGAAGCTGTGTTGAAACAATGGTTCAGCGAGGCTCCATACAACGTTTATGCGGCACAGCAGAAACAGTTTAGAGAACAAGAGCTATTTGCTGATGGTAGAATCTTAGACATCAGGGGTGTCGAAATCGTAAGTGCCAAGCTTCTACCTCCTCAGGATATCCCTGTGCTAGTTGTCGGTTGTCGTGCTCAAGAAATCCACTTGTACAGAAGAGCCAAGACCGGTGAGATTGCAGCTGGTGCAGAATCCAATATATTAATGAGTTCATATGCCATGGTCTTCACCAGAGACCCAGAGACTGTAGATGATAAGGAAACCGAAGGCTGGAAGATCCTAGAATTCGTTC